One genomic region from Desulfuromonas sp. TF encodes:
- a CDS encoding PTS system mannose/fructose/sorbose family transporter subunit IID, producing the protein MERKRLPRIVLARVLLRSFALQASWNFERLQNLGVLYTLGPALRSMFQGEELAAAYRRHLEYFNTHPFLASPILGAILALEENKKSGDESYLGVQEFKGMVMAPYAAMGDALFWGAVRPLSAGVALFFAARGSLWAPVVFLLLFNLPHFWFRIVGLLRGYFRGLRVVEGIQRHHLPDLAIRLKEATVVLLGGLCAYLVFLCLREEGLSAGWGLAVIPLVVLAGRLARKGVSTLLLVLVTSAILLFFFFSG; encoded by the coding sequence CCTTGCAGGCGAGCTGGAATTTTGAACGCCTGCAGAACCTCGGAGTTCTGTATACCCTCGGTCCGGCCCTGCGAAGCATGTTCCAGGGGGAAGAGCTTGCCGCGGCTTATCGTCGGCATCTTGAATATTTCAACACCCATCCTTTTCTGGCTTCGCCGATTCTCGGGGCGATTCTTGCACTGGAAGAAAACAAAAAAAGTGGGGACGAGAGCTATCTGGGGGTACAGGAATTCAAGGGGATGGTCATGGCCCCCTATGCCGCCATGGGAGACGCCCTTTTCTGGGGAGCCGTGCGGCCCCTTTCCGCCGGTGTAGCGCTTTTCTTTGCGGCCCGCGGATCCCTTTGGGCCCCCGTGGTGTTCTTGCTTCTGTTCAATCTGCCCCATTTCTGGTTTCGCATCGTCGGATTGCTGCGAGGCTACTTCCGCGGGCTCAGGGTGGTCGAAGGCATCCAGCGGCACCATCTGCCGGACCTGGCCATTCGCCTAAAGGAAGCGACGGTCGTGCTTTTGGGAGGACTGTGCGCCTATCTTGTTTTTCTCTGCCTGAGAGAGGAAGGGTTGTCGGCCGGTTGGGGGCTCGCCGTTATCCCGTTGGTCGTCCTGGCAGGGCGGCTGGCCCGCAAGGGGGTGTCGACCCTTCTGCTGGTGCTTGTAACTTCAGCGATCCTGCTGTTTTTTTTCTTTAGCGGATAA
- a CDS encoding HPr family phosphocarrier protein has protein sequence MEKKDFTIKNRLGLHARAAAQLVQTANRFKSEITIEKDGLEVNGKSIMGILMLAAAQGSRISVAVAGDDAQQALTALGQLIDDGFGES, from the coding sequence ATGGAGAAGAAAGACTTTACGATAAAAAACCGCCTTGGGCTTCATGCCCGGGCCGCGGCGCAACTGGTTCAGACAGCCAACCGCTTCAAGTCCGAGATTACCATCGAAAAAGACGGTCTGGAGGTCAACGGCAAGAGCATTATGGGCATTCTGATGCTGGCGGCCGCCCAAGGGTCACGGATTTCCGTGGCCGTGGCCGGCGACGACGCACAACAGGCACTGACAGCTTTAGGACAACTGATCGATGACGGCTTCGGAGAAAGTTGA
- the ptsP gene encoding phosphoenolpyruvate--protein phosphotransferase, with product MTASEKVDFTQDTFLVGLGASPGIAIGETYLLNRTRLTVVERTIAEGEVEKEVLNFLDAVRLSKKELEEVKAGVTDRQLVEHLYIIDTHLLILEDQMLIDDTVAIIKNERVNAEGALKRTLDRFRKVFDSIEDEYLRERRSDIDSVGNRLLRNIKGETQQSLTEFDRKVIIVAHDLSPADTMQIDKEKIIAFVTDVGGRTSHTAILARSMGIPAVVGLENVSSIVPGGTPVIIDGANGTVILNPSADTFKEYLKKKQSFEYLEKELLSYRELAAETTDGHRIALRGNLEMSDEVPLAQSQGAEGIGLFRSEFLFMNRLLPPSEEEQFQAYRGIVERMAPHPVTIRTLDVGGDKFVPEINLADEANPAMGLRAIRFSLKERRLFKAQLRAILRASSFGQVRIMFPMVSGVAEIRSCKECLEGAKDELAAQGIPFDAQLPVGIMIETPSAALISDLLAKEVDFFSVGTNDLIQYCLAVDRGNEHVAYLYEPLHPAILKALGMICASAKEAGIGVGMCGEMAGEPIYSMVLLGLGFEELSMNAPGIPRVKRVLRQVSRQEGERLLEELKQLTTAQEVAHRLEEEMGRRFPEIFGAPII from the coding sequence ATGACGGCTTCGGAGAAAGTTGATTTCACCCAGGACACTTTTCTGGTCGGCCTGGGAGCATCGCCGGGAATTGCCATCGGCGAAACCTACCTGCTCAACCGGACCCGGCTGACGGTCGTGGAGCGTACGATTGCCGAGGGCGAGGTGGAGAAGGAGGTTCTCAACTTTCTCGATGCCGTGCGACTTTCCAAAAAAGAGCTGGAAGAGGTCAAGGCAGGGGTCACAGACCGGCAGCTGGTTGAACATCTTTATATCATCGACACCCATCTGCTCATCCTTGAAGACCAGATGCTGATCGACGATACCGTAGCGATTATCAAGAATGAACGGGTCAATGCCGAAGGGGCCCTGAAGCGTACCCTGGACCGGTTCAGAAAAGTCTTCGACAGCATCGAGGATGAATATCTGAGGGAACGGCGCTCCGATATCGATTCGGTGGGAAACCGCCTGCTGCGCAATATCAAAGGCGAAACCCAGCAGTCCCTGACGGAGTTCGACCGCAAGGTCATCATCGTTGCCCATGATCTTTCTCCGGCCGATACCATGCAGATCGACAAGGAAAAGATCATCGCCTTCGTAACCGATGTCGGCGGACGGACTTCGCACACTGCCATTCTCGCCCGCTCCATGGGCATCCCGGCGGTGGTCGGACTCGAAAACGTATCCTCCATCGTCCCCGGTGGAACTCCGGTGATCATCGATGGAGCCAACGGCACGGTGATCCTCAATCCCTCCGCAGATACCTTCAAGGAATATCTCAAGAAGAAACAGTCCTTCGAATACCTGGAAAAGGAACTCCTCTCCTATCGGGAACTTGCCGCCGAAACGACGGACGGTCACCGCATCGCCCTGCGCGGGAATCTGGAGATGTCCGACGAGGTGCCGCTGGCCCAGAGTCAGGGGGCTGAAGGGATCGGACTCTTCCGTTCGGAATTCCTCTTCATGAATCGCCTCCTGCCTCCCTCTGAGGAAGAGCAGTTTCAGGCCTACCGAGGTATCGTGGAGCGGATGGCCCCCCATCCGGTGACCATCCGGACCCTGGACGTGGGTGGGGACAAGTTCGTTCCCGAGATCAATCTCGCCGACGAAGCTAATCCGGCCATGGGGCTGCGCGCCATCCGATTTTCACTGAAGGAGAGGCGGCTTTTCAAGGCTCAGCTTCGAGCTATTCTGAGGGCTTCCTCCTTCGGCCAGGTCCGGATCATGTTCCCCATGGTCTCGGGAGTGGCCGAGATTCGCTCCTGCAAGGAGTGTCTCGAAGGGGCCAAGGACGAGCTGGCCGCGCAGGGCATTCCTTTCGATGCCCAATTGCCGGTCGGCATCATGATCGAGACGCCCTCCGCGGCTCTTATTTCCGATCTGCTGGCCAAGGAAGTCGATTTTTTCTCCGTGGGCACCAATGATCTCATTCAATACTGTCTGGCCGTCGACCGGGGCAACGAACATGTCGCCTATCTTTACGAGCCCTTGCACCCGGCGATCCTCAAAGCCCTTGGGATGATCTGCGCCTCGGCCAAAGAGGCCGGGATCGGGGTGGGGATGTGCGGGGAGATGGCAGGCGAACCCATCTACAGCATGGTTCTCCTGGGCCTGGGATTCGAGGAGCTTTCCATGAACGCCCCGGGAATCCCCCGGGTTAAACGCGTCCTTCGCCAGGTGAGCAGGCAGGAAGGGGAACGCCTGCTTGAAGAGCTGAAGCAACTGACCACCGCCCAGGAAGTGGCCCACCGCCTCGAAGAAGAGATGGGCCGGCGGTTTCCGGAGATCTTCGGCGCCCCCATCATATAG
- the metK gene encoding methionine adenosyltransferase, translated as MAMTDFLFTSESVSEGHPDKVADQISDAILDAILTQDPRSRVACETLVTTGMAMIAGEITTNARIDYPDIVRQTIREIGYGDSAMGFDWETCAVLTSIDRQSPDISQGVTEGEGLYTEQGAGDQGLMFGYACNETPELMPMPITFAHKLTKRLADVRKSGLLPFLRPDSKSQVSIQYINDKPIRVDTVVVSSQHSPEVAYDTLKEAIVEEVVRKIIPENLLDEKTKYFINPTGRFVVGGPMGDCGLTGRKIIVDTYGGQGSHGGGAFSGKDPSKVDRSASYMARYVAKNIVASGLADKCEVQLAYAIGVAEPVSVMINTFGTGKIPSNDIARIAKEEFDMRPRAIIEQLDLLRPIYRQTAAYGHFGRELPDFTWEKKDRAESLRKRAGI; from the coding sequence ATGGCCATGACCGATTTTCTTTTTACTTCCGAGTCCGTCAGCGAAGGTCACCCCGACAAGGTCGCTGACCAGATCTCCGATGCCATTCTCGATGCCATTCTCACCCAGGATCCCAGGTCCCGCGTGGCCTGTGAAACCCTTGTGACGACCGGGATGGCCATGATCGCCGGCGAGATCACCACCAATGCCCGCATCGACTACCCCGATATCGTCCGGCAGACCATCAGGGAGATCGGCTACGGCGACTCCGCCATGGGGTTCGACTGGGAAACCTGCGCTGTTCTCACCTCCATCGACCGCCAGTCTCCCGACATCTCCCAGGGCGTAACCGAGGGAGAAGGGCTGTACACCGAGCAGGGGGCCGGCGACCAGGGGCTGATGTTCGGGTATGCCTGCAATGAAACCCCCGAGCTGATGCCGATGCCGATCACCTTCGCGCACAAGCTGACCAAGCGTCTGGCCGACGTGCGCAAGAGCGGTCTGCTCCCGTTTCTGCGCCCCGACAGCAAATCCCAGGTTTCCATCCAATACATCAATGACAAGCCCATCCGGGTCGATACCGTTGTCGTCTCCTCCCAGCACTCCCCCGAGGTGGCCTATGACACCCTGAAGGAGGCGATCGTCGAGGAAGTGGTCAGGAAGATCATTCCCGAGAACCTGCTGGATGAGAAGACCAAGTACTTCATCAATCCGACCGGGCGTTTCGTGGTCGGAGGCCCCATGGGCGACTGCGGTTTGACCGGCCGCAAGATCATCGTCGACACCTATGGCGGCCAGGGCTCCCACGGCGGCGGCGCCTTCTCCGGCAAGGACCCTTCCAAGGTCGACCGCAGCGCCTCCTACATGGCCCGCTACGTCGCCAAGAACATCGTCGCCTCAGGCCTCGCCGACAAGTGCGAGGTTCAGTTGGCTTATGCCATCGGCGTCGCCGAGCCGGTCTCGGTCATGATCAACACCTTCGGCACCGGAAAGATCCCCTCCAACGACATCGCCCGGATCGCCAAGGAGGAATTCGACATGCGCCCGCGCGCGATCATCGAGCAGCTCGACCTGCTGCGCCCCATCTATCGCCAGACCGCCGCCTACGGGCACTTCGGTCGCGAACTCCCCGACTTCACCTGGGAGAAGAAGGACCGGGCCGAATCGCTGCGCAAGCGAGCGGGGATCTGA
- a CDS encoding glutaredoxin domain-containing protein: MRKAVLFAALSLLMLVAIGPVLAEKTIWIDEKGSIHSEVKDTPHGESERSDVELYVTSWCPYCKQAIRYMRSRGIPFTAYDIEKDARAARRKGELDTRGGVPFAVINGQKIHGFSPEAYERALEGR; encoded by the coding sequence ATGAGGAAAGCTGTATTATTCGCAGCCCTGTCGCTGCTGATGCTGGTGGCAATCGGTCCGGTTCTGGCCGAAAAAACGATTTGGATTGACGAGAAAGGGAGTATCCATTCCGAAGTAAAGGATACCCCTCACGGCGAAAGCGAGAGGTCGGATGTCGAACTGTACGTGACAAGCTGGTGTCCGTACTGCAAACAAGCAATCCGGTATATGCGCTCTCGGGGTATTCCGTTCACTGCCTATGATATCGAAAAAGACGCGAGGGCGGCCCGGCGGAAAGGCGAGCTCGACACCCGCGGCGGCGTCCCCTTCGCCGTCATCAACGGACAGAAGATCCACGGGTTTTCGCCTGAGGCGTACGAAAGGGCGCTGGAGGGGCGCTAG
- a CDS encoding MBL fold metallo-hydrolase encodes MPEPLMTSIRMYGCLHTIRKERGLSSVAEVSIPEQGRTGRDLARELDLPLEKIEGVFIDHRVYGLDRLIPPGADVAFVPTGVPGPHRYMLGIYAAGRTAGGSDREHEAAAPSCRKASLDLNRLTCIDLNQPLLEGFRRFISSWLYRGEKFTLLVDPGPLSTIPHLVKEMRRLGVERLDHILLTHIHIDHAGGTGALLREFPEARVICHPEGVRHLVAPAKLWEGSRKVLGKLLTDVYGEILPVPADKIWFKDIIGETGVRAFLTPGHAQHHLCFLLEDLLFAGEVAGVRSEVPEGIYIRPATPPRFELEVALDSLDRMIALAPRTMVFAHHGLADDAVDHLQIARRQLLLWVQGVAETASVDESKREEALFRWLLERDEIYRNIHQLPPDIHARERIFLGNTLRGMSEYVESLPAEERRALSDG; translated from the coding sequence ATGCCCGAGCCATTGATGACCAGCATCCGGATGTACGGCTGTCTGCATACCATTCGCAAGGAACGAGGTCTGAGCTCTGTCGCCGAGGTCAGTATACCTGAACAGGGACGTACGGGACGGGATCTCGCCCGCGAGCTCGATCTGCCGCTGGAGAAAATCGAGGGGGTGTTTATCGATCACCGCGTCTACGGCCTTGACCGTCTCATTCCCCCTGGGGCCGACGTCGCCTTCGTGCCGACCGGGGTTCCCGGTCCCCATCGTTACATGCTCGGCATCTACGCGGCTGGGAGAACTGCCGGCGGTTCCGACCGGGAGCATGAAGCGGCCGCCCCCTCTTGCCGGAAGGCTTCCCTGGACCTGAACAGGCTGACCTGCATCGATCTCAACCAGCCCTTGCTGGAAGGTTTTCGCAGATTCATAAGCTCCTGGCTCTACCGGGGAGAGAAATTCACTCTTCTCGTCGACCCGGGCCCCCTCTCCACCATCCCTCACCTGGTCAAGGAAATGCGCCGCCTGGGGGTGGAGCGACTCGATCACATCCTTCTGACCCACATCCATATCGACCATGCCGGCGGCACCGGCGCCCTGCTCCGGGAATTTCCCGAGGCGAGGGTGATCTGCCATCCCGAAGGCGTCCGCCACCTGGTCGCTCCGGCGAAGCTGTGGGAAGGATCGCGCAAGGTGCTGGGAAAGCTGCTGACGGATGTTTATGGTGAGATCCTCCCCGTTCCCGCAGACAAGATCTGGTTTAAGGACATCATCGGAGAGACCGGGGTGCGCGCCTTCCTCACGCCCGGCCATGCCCAGCACCATCTCTGTTTTCTCCTGGAGGACCTGCTCTTCGCCGGTGAAGTCGCCGGAGTCCGCAGCGAAGTGCCGGAGGGGATCTACATACGACCCGCCACCCCACCGCGTTTCGAGCTGGAGGTGGCTCTCGACTCCCTCGACCGCATGATCGCCCTGGCACCCCGCACCATGGTCTTCGCTCACCACGGTCTGGCGGATGACGCTGTCGACCACCTCCAGATCGCCCGCAGGCAGCTGCTGCTATGGGTCCAGGGGGTGGCCGAAACCGCCTCGGTCGATGAGTCGAAGCGCGAGGAGGCCCTTTTCAGGTGGCTCCTGGAGCGGGATGAGATCTACCGCAATATCCATCAGCTGCCGCCGGACATCCATGCCCGCGAGCGCATTTTTCTGGGAAATACCCTGCGGGGAATGAGCGAGTACGTGGAGAGTCTTCCGGCGGAGGAGCGGCGCGCTCTTTCCGACGGGTAA
- a CDS encoding DUF2959 family protein, whose protein sequence is MPSSLPGPYWLKTPGAGHAHRNDPSCNLNGRAVAFLPPELGRIEADVDRLVRMEVAIREAEAFIRRLEAA, encoded by the coding sequence TTGCCATCTTCCCTCCCGGGGCCATACTGGCTGAAAACTCCTGGAGCCGGCCATGCGCACCGGAATGATCCTTCTTGTAACCTGAACGGCCGCGCCGTCGCCTTCCTGCCCCCTGAGCTGGGAAGGATCGAGGCCGACGTGGACCGGCTGGTCCGGATGGAAGTCGCCATTCGCGAAGCCGAAGCCTTCATTCGCCGCCTGGAAGCGGCCTGA
- a CDS encoding lipopolysaccharide biosynthesis protein has protein sequence MEKDNRTSRFFRGVLSSYVTRALTVVTGFIITPFVLRHIGQEYYGIWVAIGQVTGYFGMLDLGLTGSARVLISRSQHEEGGETLNTVFSNTIILHTLVAVLTMAAGAAVSFYVPGFFRISSSSADLVWKTALLAAVGFSISFPIRTFKAVLGGTQHIATQKWTELANYLLQTMAIVGLLETGLGLLALPLAAVLANSVSLLLFYLIGRIQVPLLRFRMDLVSRDRVRNIFSLSFWWFLSSLGVLFVNATDYLVIGRTLGPALVTVYALTYRLAGLGRTQIFEMDRVLMPGVGDLIGRQEFDKLKKVFLSSTKVLLALGLTLAVFLLLFNRHIVRFWVGEDNFAGQGITMVFALAVFQMIVSHHCSSFLSSFLKLKSLALVRWTEGVVNLSLSIYLAQEIGMIGVALGTLVAGALTSAWYFPRKICRLLSVTLADLSREVVFPLFRFSLLLFGLALLFAEADKSSLFMLLLDLATFALSTIVGGYFLLLSPKEKKIFRRPGIIFPEG, from the coding sequence TTGGAAAAAGACAATCGTACCAGCAGGTTTTTCCGCGGGGTGTTAAGTTCCTACGTGACCCGAGCCCTTACGGTGGTCACCGGTTTTATCATTACCCCTTTTGTTCTGCGGCATATCGGTCAGGAGTATTACGGCATCTGGGTCGCCATCGGCCAGGTCACCGGTTATTTCGGCATGCTCGATCTGGGACTTACCGGCTCGGCACGGGTCCTCATTTCCCGATCCCAGCACGAGGAAGGCGGCGAAACGCTCAATACCGTCTTTTCCAACACCATCATCCTCCACACCCTGGTCGCGGTACTGACCATGGCGGCCGGTGCCGCCGTCTCTTTTTATGTCCCCGGTTTTTTCAGGATATCCTCCAGCTCCGCAGATCTGGTCTGGAAAACAGCACTGCTCGCCGCGGTCGGATTTTCCATCTCCTTTCCGATCCGGACCTTCAAGGCTGTTCTCGGCGGTACTCAGCATATCGCCACCCAGAAGTGGACGGAACTGGCCAATTACCTGCTGCAGACGATGGCCATCGTCGGCCTTCTGGAGACGGGACTCGGCCTGCTCGCGCTTCCCTTGGCCGCGGTCCTGGCCAATTCCGTTTCCCTTCTGCTTTTTTATCTGATCGGCAGAATCCAGGTTCCGCTCCTCCGCTTCCGGATGGACCTGGTGAGCCGGGATCGGGTCAGGAACATCTTTTCCCTCAGCTTCTGGTGGTTTCTCAGCAGCCTGGGCGTCCTCTTCGTCAATGCCACGGACTACCTGGTCATAGGACGCACCCTCGGGCCCGCGCTGGTGACGGTGTATGCCCTGACTTACCGCCTGGCCGGGTTGGGCCGGACTCAGATATTTGAAATGGACCGTGTTCTGATGCCCGGGGTCGGGGATCTGATCGGCCGTCAGGAATTCGATAAACTGAAGAAAGTCTTCCTCTCGTCGACAAAGGTTCTACTTGCTCTCGGGCTCACCCTCGCCGTCTTCCTCCTGCTGTTCAACCGTCACATCGTCCGGTTCTGGGTCGGAGAGGACAATTTCGCCGGCCAGGGGATCACCATGGTTTTCGCCCTGGCGGTCTTCCAGATGATCGTCTCCCATCATTGCTCGTCCTTCCTCTCCTCCTTCCTCAAACTGAAGAGCCTGGCCCTGGTCCGCTGGACCGAAGGCGTGGTAAATCTCTCCCTTTCGATCTACCTGGCCCAGGAAATCGGCATGATCGGGGTCGCCCTGGGAACGCTCGTCGCCGGAGCCCTCACTTCCGCCTGGTATTTCCCCCGGAAAATCTGCCGTCTCCTTTCCGTCACCCTTGCCGATCTTTCCCGGGAGGTTGTTTTCCCCCTCTTCAGATTCTCCCTCCTGCTCTTCGGTCTGGCGCTCCTCTTCGCCGAAGCAGACAAAAGTTCCCTTTTTATGCTGCTGCTCGATCTTGCGACTTTTGCTCTCTCAACAATCGTGGGGGGATACTTTCTCCTGTTGTCCCCCAAGGAGAAGAAAATTTTTCGGCGCCCGGGAATAATATTCCCGGAAGGATGA
- the panP gene encoding pyridoxal-dependent aspartate 1-decarboxylase PanP → MSPETAKANLRNLYRIFTVPEAPDSTLGRIDQAISDNVTGFLQEHIVALEHSLEEIEHDFENSRVPEEPTFVSEYTEFLKEKLVAQSVHTAAPGFIGHMTSALPYFMLPLSRILIALNQNLVKVETSKAFTPLERQVLAMLHRLVFEQDDSFYRRWIHDSEHALGAFCSGGTVANITALWAARNRLCAPSESFRGIAREGLARALRHLDCDGLAVLASRRAHYSLGKAADLLGIGRDNLIAVETDEHNRVDMKKLRGHCKRLRGEGILPLAVVGIGGTTETGNIDPLEAMADLAAELGCHFHVDAAWGGPTLFSSTHRGKLRGIERADSVTLDAHKQLYVPMGAGMVVFKDPAALSHIEHHAAYIIRRGSKDLGSHTLEGSRPGMAMLVHAGLSIIGRKGYELLMDQGIDRARQFADLIRNNPDFELVTAPELNILTYRYNPAPVQAALSGAPPERVNKINALLDEITRIIQKIQRESGKSFVSRTRLAPTRYHGDTITVFRVVLANPLTTEAILNAVLDEQCEIAQRDGIPPLLDELNVLIRGQGPKFRA, encoded by the coding sequence ATGTCTCCGGAAACCGCAAAAGCCAATCTTCGCAACCTCTATCGGATCTTCACCGTTCCGGAGGCTCCCGACTCCACCCTGGGGCGAATCGACCAAGCTATATCCGACAACGTGACCGGCTTCCTGCAGGAACATATCGTCGCCCTCGAGCACTCCCTCGAGGAGATCGAGCACGATTTCGAAAATTCTCGGGTTCCCGAAGAGCCGACCTTCGTCTCCGAATATACCGAATTCCTCAAAGAGAAGCTGGTCGCACAGTCGGTGCATACCGCCGCCCCGGGTTTCATCGGCCACATGACCTCGGCCCTTCCGTATTTCATGCTCCCCCTCTCCCGGATTCTCATCGCCCTCAACCAGAATCTGGTCAAGGTGGAAACCTCCAAGGCCTTCACTCCCTTGGAGCGCCAGGTGCTTGCCATGCTTCACCGGCTCGTTTTCGAGCAGGACGACAGCTTCTACCGTCGGTGGATCCATGACAGCGAGCATGCCCTGGGGGCATTCTGCTCGGGAGGGACGGTGGCCAATATCACCGCCCTGTGGGCCGCCCGCAACCGGCTCTGCGCGCCCTCGGAGTCCTTCCGGGGAATCGCCCGGGAGGGTCTGGCCCGGGCTCTGCGGCATCTCGATTGCGACGGCCTCGCGGTTCTGGCCTCCCGGCGCGCCCATTATTCCCTGGGCAAGGCGGCCGATCTGCTTGGAATCGGACGCGACAACCTGATCGCCGTGGAAACCGACGAACACAACCGGGTCGACATGAAGAAGCTGCGCGGCCACTGCAAAAGGCTGCGGGGAGAGGGAATCCTGCCTCTGGCCGTGGTGGGGATCGGAGGGACGACCGAGACCGGGAACATCGACCCGCTGGAGGCGATGGCTGATCTCGCCGCCGAACTGGGATGCCACTTCCACGTGGATGCCGCCTGGGGAGGTCCAACCCTTTTCTCCTCCACTCACAGGGGAAAGCTGCGCGGGATAGAACGCGCCGACTCCGTCACCCTCGATGCGCACAAGCAGCTCTACGTCCCCATGGGGGCCGGGATGGTAGTGTTCAAGGATCCGGCCGCACTCTCCCATATCGAGCATCATGCCGCCTACATCATCCGCCGCGGCTCCAAGGACCTGGGAAGCCACACCCTGGAAGGATCGCGCCCCGGGATGGCGATGCTGGTCCATGCCGGCCTGTCGATCATCGGCCGCAAAGGGTATGAGCTGCTGATGGATCAGGGGATCGATCGGGCGCGGCAATTTGCTGACCTGATCAGAAACAACCCTGATTTCGAGCTGGTGACCGCCCCGGAACTCAACATTCTCACCTACCGCTACAACCCGGCCCCGGTGCAGGCCGCCCTTTCAGGAGCCCCGCCCGAACGCGTCAATAAGATCAATGCTCTCCTCGATGAGATCACCAGAATAATCCAGAAGATCCAGCGTGAGTCGGGCAAATCTTTCGTCTCCCGCACCCGCCTCGCACCGACCCGCTATCACGGCGACACCATTACCGTGTTCCGCGTGGTGCTGGCCAATCCCCTGACCACCGAAGCCATTCTGAACGCCGTACTCGATGAGCAATGCGAAATCGCCCAGCGGGACGGCATCCCCCCTCTGCTCGACGAGCTCAATGTGTTGATTCGGGGCCAGGGTCCCAAGTTCAGAGCCTGA
- a CDS encoding thioredoxin family protein translates to MSEALKKTLFICRRAAFLLLLLFLASPGSRFDASAAENDKVILYYFWGTGCPVCEEAKPFLSGLAQRHPQLEIRSYDVMASRENLAVWIETAERFGTRPAGVPSFYVGERAFSGFSPEIAREIEATVSARATETVPEGKAVLQVPLFGAVEPEGLSLPLFTVLIAALDSFNPCAFFVLLFLLSLLIHVRSRRRMLMIGGTFVLCSGIVYFLFMAAWLNLFLLVGHLRAITTAAGTVALVLGIINAKDFFFFKEGVSLSIPEAAKPKLFARMRGLLKAESPATMLTGALILAVAANSYELLCTAGFPMVFTRVLTLHSLTPEQYYLYLGLYNLVYIVPLAVIVGVFTVTLGRRKMSEWQGRVLKLLSGVMMVFLGGVLLIEPALLNNPLAAAGLLAAALLLTGLVALAAKRGLSRHGRE, encoded by the coding sequence ATGTCGGAAGCCCTGAAGAAAACCTTATTTATCTGCCGGCGGGCAGCCTTTCTGCTTCTGCTCCTGTTCCTGGCTTCCCCCGGAAGTCGCTTCGACGCCTCGGCTGCCGAAAACGACAAGGTAATCCTCTATTATTTCTGGGGAACGGGGTGTCCGGTGTGCGAGGAGGCCAAGCCGTTTTTGAGCGGCCTGGCGCAAAGGCATCCGCAACTGGAGATACGCAGCTACGATGTTATGGCAAGCCGGGAGAATCTGGCCGTGTGGATCGAAACGGCGGAGCGCTTCGGAACCCGGCCGGCGGGGGTGCCTTCCTTCTATGTCGGCGAGCGGGCATTCTCGGGATTTTCGCCGGAAATCGCCCGGGAGATCGAAGCGACGGTCTCAGCCAGAGCGACAGAGACCGTTCCCGAAGGGAAAGCAGTCCTCCAGGTTCCCCTGTTCGGCGCGGTCGAACCGGAGGGGCTTTCGCTCCCCCTGTTCACCGTCCTGATCGCCGCTCTCGACAGCTTCAATCCCTGCGCCTTTTTCGTTCTCCTCTTCCTTCTGAGCCTCCTCATCCACGTGCGCTCGCGCCGGCGGATGCTGATGATCGGCGGCACCTTCGTCCTCTGCTCGGGGATCGTCTACTTTCTTTTCATGGCGGCCTGGCTCAACCTCTTTCTGCTCGTCGGGCATCTGCGGGCCATCACGACTGCAGCGGGGACCGTGGCCCTGGTCCTCGGAATCATCAACGCCAAAGACTTCTTCTTTTTCAAGGAGGGCGTCTCCCTGAGCATTCCGGAGGCGGCCAAGCCGAAACTCTTCGCCCGGATGCGCGGCCTCCTCAAGGCTGAATCCCCGGCGACCATGCTCACCGGCGCCCTGATCCTGGCGGTGGCGGCGAACAGCTACGAACTCCTCTGCACCGCCGGCTTCCCCATGGTCTTCACCCGGGTGCTGACCCTGCATTCATTGACGCCGGAACAGTACTATCTCTACCTGGGACTGTACAACCTCGTCTATATCGTTCCCCTTGCGGTGATCGTCGGCGTCTTCACCGTCACCCTCGGCCGCCGCAAGATGAGTGAATGGCAGGGGCGGGTGCTCAAGCTCCTCTCGGGGGTGATGATGGTTTTCCTGGGGGGGGTGCTCCTCATCGAACCGGCCCTTCTCAACAATCCGCTGGCCGCGGCGGGACTGCTCGCGGCCGCCCTGCTGTTGACCGGACTTGTAGCCCTGGCCGCGAAAAGAGGCCTGTCTCGTCATGGAAGAGAGTAG